One stretch of Gammaproteobacteria bacterium DNA includes these proteins:
- a CDS encoding SDR family oxidoreductase, translating into MSEEFAGKVVLVTGAASGLGRATALKLSAAGATLALTDLNHTGLSDTEALIAERTAPVFTVDGDISEPANCARVVAATLARFGRLDVLLNIAGVLDFHRLAQVTPADWNRLLACNLTAPFFMIQSAMPHLIAAKGNVVNVASTASFLGQAYTAPYAATKAGVLSLTRSLAMEFVHEPVRINAVAPGGMKTPLALTARFGDDMDQSLIYRYAGLRSMTEPEDVAEVILFLASDRARAIHGACYLVDQGTTAG; encoded by the coding sequence ATGAGCGAAGAATTTGCGGGCAAGGTGGTACTGGTGACGGGCGCAGCATCGGGGCTAGGCCGCGCCACCGCGCTCAAGCTGTCGGCCGCCGGTGCGACGCTTGCGCTGACCGATCTGAACCATACGGGCTTGAGCGACACCGAGGCCTTGATCGCAGAGCGCACCGCTCCGGTGTTCACCGTCGATGGCGACATCAGCGAGCCGGCCAACTGCGCGCGTGTGGTCGCGGCCACGTTGGCTAGATTCGGTAGGCTGGATGTATTGCTGAATATTGCCGGCGTTCTGGACTTTCATCGTCTGGCACAGGTCACACCAGCGGATTGGAACCGCCTGCTGGCCTGCAATCTCACCGCACCGTTTTTCATGATCCAGTCGGCGATGCCGCACCTGATCGCTGCCAAGGGCAACGTCGTCAACGTGGCGTCAACGGCATCGTTCCTCGGTCAGGCCTACACCGCGCCGTACGCGGCCACAAAGGCCGGCGTGCTCAGCCTTACGCGCTCGCTGGCAATGGAGTTCGTGCACGAGCCCGTACGCATCAATGCCGTCGCACCGGGCGGCATGAAGACACCACTAGCACTGACCGCCCGCTTCGGCGACGACATGGACCAGTCGCTGATCTACCGCTACGCCGGCCTTCGTTCGATGACGGAGCCGGAGGACGTCGCAGAGGTGATTCTGTTTCTGGCATCGGATCGGGCACGCGCGATTCATGGTGCCTGCTATCTCGTCGATCAAGGCACCACCGCCGGCTAG
- a CDS encoding sulfotransferase — MVPAISSIKAPPPASPSASDRAKRFPVNTFTKSHHYPDAGALLAQYDLSESLRIGIHDGLESLLSALEQEPGMSDTGSRRALDDIHHDLQRLQTIADYRRRYPEISEVAIERPLFVLGLPRCGTSILQGLMSADPDVRTPLMWEVAAPDPPPEAASFDDDPRIAAFDAFVEREFSGPFADLLAAHPIGARMPQECGSFMTTSFLSSNPVMSYRVPSYYGWFLQADKSFRYEVHKMWLQHLSWRNRRKHWVLKIQEHMYSLPELLSVYPDAILVQPHRDPVEVVPSISRLIELLRGFAFDSIDRVALGREMLRLWHDGQVRMMAYRAAHPELSIHDLRYADLVADPVAAVSGIYRHAGWTFRVEAEAGVKRWLAANPSGKHGRHRYQLEDFGLTPAMVRDAYADYIEAYRDYL; from the coding sequence ATGGTGCCTGCTATCTCGTCGATCAAGGCACCACCGCCGGCTAGCCCCTCGGCAAGTGATCGAGCCAAGAGATTCCCCGTGAACACCTTCACCAAAAGTCACCACTATCCCGACGCCGGCGCCTTGCTAGCGCAATACGATCTGTCGGAGTCGCTACGCATCGGCATTCATGACGGGCTCGAGTCCTTGCTGTCCGCGCTGGAGCAGGAGCCCGGAATGTCGGATACGGGATCGCGCCGAGCGCTCGACGATATCCACCACGATCTGCAGCGCCTGCAGACCATCGCCGACTACCGCCGGAGGTATCCGGAAATCAGTGAGGTGGCCATCGAACGACCGCTGTTCGTTCTGGGGCTGCCGCGCTGCGGCACCAGCATTCTGCAGGGCTTGATGAGCGCCGATCCAGACGTCCGTACACCACTGATGTGGGAGGTGGCCGCACCCGATCCACCGCCGGAGGCTGCGAGCTTCGACGACGACCCACGCATCGCCGCATTCGATGCGTTCGTTGAACGGGAATTCAGCGGACCGTTCGCCGACTTGCTCGCGGCGCATCCGATCGGCGCGCGCATGCCGCAGGAATGTGGCTCGTTCATGACGACTTCATTCCTCAGCTCCAATCCGGTGATGTCGTACCGGGTTCCGTCTTACTACGGCTGGTTTCTGCAGGCCGACAAGAGCTTTCGCTACGAGGTCCACAAGATGTGGCTTCAGCATCTATCGTGGCGCAACCGGCGCAAGCACTGGGTGCTCAAGATTCAGGAGCACATGTACAGCCTCCCTGAACTGCTTTCGGTGTATCCGGATGCGATTCTGGTTCAACCTCACCGCGATCCAGTGGAAGTCGTGCCGTCGATTTCGCGTCTGATCGAACTGTTGCGCGGCTTCGCCTTCGACAGCATCGATCGCGTCGCTCTGGGCCGCGAGATGTTGCGTCTGTGGCACGACGGACAGGTGCGGATGATGGCGTATCGCGCGGCCCATCCCGAGCTGTCGATCCACGACCTGCGTTATGCCGATCTCGTGGCAGATCCCGTCGCCGCGGTCTCCGGCATCTATCGTCATGCAGGCTGGACGTTCAGGGTGGAAGCCGAAGCCGGTGTCAAGCGTTGGCTTGCGGCGAATCCTTCCGGTAAGCACGGTCGCCATCGCTATCAACTCGAGGATTTCGGGCTGACGCCGGCGATGGTGCGCGATGCCTACGCAGACTACATCGAGGCCTACCGTGACTACCTCTGA